The following coding sequences lie in one Haladaptatus sp. DJG-WS-42 genomic window:
- the cofC gene encoding 2-phospho-L-lactate guanylyltransferase yields the protein MRVLVPYAEAEPKTRLSPLFSATERRDFSRAMRDDVLSTIEDAGGEPTVLAPEPLDLDVPVVVDDRSLSDAVNAHLEPTTAVVMADLALATPDALSRLFDAPGDVVIAPGLGGGTNALVSRHPDFVVDYHGASFRDHREICRDLGAELTGVDSFRLAADIDEVADLAEVLLHGSGRAHDWLVDAGVRIDTGSGRVSVCRE from the coding sequence ATGCGCGTCCTCGTGCCCTACGCGGAAGCAGAACCCAAAACGCGCCTTTCTCCACTATTTTCAGCCACAGAGCGCCGCGACTTCTCGCGCGCAATGCGCGATGACGTTCTCTCGACTATCGAAGACGCCGGTGGCGAGCCAACCGTACTCGCTCCCGAACCGCTCGACCTCGACGTGCCAGTCGTCGTAGACGACCGCTCGCTTTCGGACGCGGTGAACGCCCACCTCGAACCGACCACGGCCGTGGTGATGGCAGACCTCGCGCTCGCAACGCCCGACGCCCTCTCGCGGCTGTTCGATGCACCCGGTGACGTGGTCATCGCGCCCGGTCTCGGGGGTGGGACGAACGCGCTCGTTTCTCGCCATCCTGACTTCGTCGTGGATTATCACGGCGCGTCGTTTCGCGACCACCGCGAGATTTGTCGAGACCTCGGAGCAGAGCTGACCGGCGTCGATTCGTTTCGTCTCGCGGCGGACATAGACGAAGTCGCAGACCTCGCGGAGGTGTTACTCCACGGAAGCGGTCGCGCACACGACTGGCTCGTGGACGCAGGCGTGCGCATCGACACAGGCAGCGGCCGCGTTTCGGTCTGCCGGGAGTGA
- a CDS encoding TrkA family potassium uptake protein, protein MRFVIIGAGRVGLRTARVLREEGHEVSLIEENETAVERARGMGFEVIQGDGSVEANLEAAGIEAADALGALSGDLNVNFVACMIGKHHGCRTIMRIDEDYREDIYRKYADEVDEIVYPERLGAIGAKNALVGGNIRAIADIAQNLQVVELTITNASPMLGYSISELELPAHARLIAFGKEEGRLRLPLPDDSLELHDRLVVLTDFDVLEDVRRIIVGDAAPATPGGN, encoded by the coding sequence ATGCGCTTCGTTATCATTGGTGCTGGTCGTGTTGGTCTCCGGACGGCGCGTGTGTTGCGAGAGGAAGGACACGAGGTCTCGCTCATCGAAGAGAACGAAACGGCCGTGGAGCGCGCCCGTGGGATGGGCTTTGAGGTCATTCAGGGTGACGGCTCGGTCGAGGCAAACTTAGAGGCTGCCGGTATCGAAGCTGCCGACGCCCTTGGCGCGCTCTCTGGCGATTTGAACGTCAACTTCGTCGCCTGCATGATTGGGAAACATCACGGCTGTCGAACCATCATGCGCATCGACGAGGACTACCGCGAAGACATCTACCGCAAATACGCAGACGAGGTGGACGAAATCGTCTACCCAGAGCGTCTCGGTGCAATTGGGGCGAAAAACGCCCTCGTTGGCGGGAACATCCGCGCCATCGCCGACATCGCCCAGAACCTGCAGGTAGTCGAGCTGACGATTACGAACGCCTCGCCGATGCTCGGCTACTCGATTAGCGAACTCGAACTCCCTGCCCACGCCCGACTCATCGCCTTTGGCAAAGAGGAGGGCCGCCTGCGCCTGCCACTGCCTGATGATTCGCTCGAACTGCACGACCGTCTCGTCGTCCTCACCGACTTCGACGTGTTAGAAGACGTGCGACGCATCATCGTGGGCGACGCGGCCCCAGCGACTCCCGGAGGAAACTAA
- the tmk gene encoding dTMP kinase, translating into MLITLEGLDGSGKTTVWEALHDAVPEAVFTREPTDSWYGDAVYKSIHDDDADPVAELFLYTADHADHLSRVIRPALENDDVVISDRYCDSRYAYQGATLDGIIKRPVEYIRGVHLPFTREPDATIYLDVDPETGAERSGATNKFEQAAYLSKVQQNYERLIDVSPGRFYRVDATQPPEDVLDEVESIVDELLA; encoded by the coding sequence ATGCTCATCACGCTCGAAGGATTAGACGGGAGCGGGAAAACCACCGTCTGGGAGGCACTTCACGACGCCGTCCCGGAGGCCGTCTTCACGCGCGAACCCACCGACTCGTGGTACGGTGACGCCGTCTACAAATCGATTCACGACGACGACGCAGACCCCGTCGCCGAACTCTTTCTCTACACTGCAGACCACGCAGACCACCTCTCGCGGGTGATTCGTCCCGCGCTCGAAAACGACGACGTGGTCATCTCAGACCGCTACTGCGACTCGCGCTATGCCTATCAGGGCGCGACGCTCGACGGCATTATCAAGCGTCCTGTCGAGTATATTCGCGGGGTACACCTGCCCTTTACCCGCGAACCGGATGCGACCATCTACCTCGACGTCGACCCGGAGACGGGTGCAGAGCGAAGCGGGGCGACCAACAAGTTCGAGCAGGCCGCGTATCTCTCGAAAGTCCAGCAGAACTACGAACGGCTCATCGACGTCTCGCCGGGCCGATTCTACCGGGTGGATGCGACCCAACCGCCGGAGGACGTGCTCGACGAAGTCGAATCGATTGTTGACGAGTTGCTCGCCTAA
- a CDS encoding complex I NDUFA9 subunit family protein, producing the protein MNVLVTGGTGFVGMHLCAELAARGHNVTALARTPDDTALPDGVTTAVGDVTDYDSIEGAFEGQDVVVNLVALSPLFKPKSGTSHEQVHLGGTENVVKAAEAHDVPKIIQQSALGADPNGPTAYIRAKGRAEQVVKDSDLDWVIFQPSVIFGDGGEFISFTKSLTTPVVTALPGANSARFQPIWIGDFTPLLADAVEDGAHVGQIYEIGGPEVLTLGDVTRLIYRAKGKSVTVVPVPMALATLGMTMAGPLPFVPFGPDQARSLRFDNTTSQNDISAFGVSERELTTLETYLSEN; encoded by the coding sequence ATGAACGTTCTCGTCACTGGTGGGACTGGCTTCGTCGGAATGCACCTGTGTGCCGAACTCGCTGCTCGCGGCCACAACGTCACCGCCCTCGCCCGAACGCCGGACGACACTGCCCTCCCCGACGGCGTCACCACGGCGGTCGGTGACGTCACCGACTATGACTCTATCGAAGGCGCGTTCGAGGGCCAAGACGTGGTCGTGAACCTCGTTGCGCTCTCGCCGTTGTTCAAGCCCAAAAGCGGCACCAGCCACGAACAGGTCCACCTCGGCGGAACCGAAAACGTGGTGAAGGCTGCGGAGGCACACGATGTGCCAAAAATCATCCAGCAAAGCGCGCTTGGCGCGGACCCGAACGGGCCAACAGCGTACATCCGCGCGAAAGGGCGAGCAGAGCAGGTCGTCAAAGACTCCGACCTCGACTGGGTCATCTTCCAGCCGTCGGTCATCTTCGGTGACGGTGGTGAGTTCATCTCCTTTACGAAATCGCTCACGACACCGGTCGTGACCGCCCTTCCGGGGGCAAATTCAGCCAGATTCCAGCCCATCTGGATTGGTGATTTCACGCCGCTGCTCGCGGACGCCGTCGAGGATGGCGCGCACGTCGGACAAATCTACGAGATTGGCGGTCCAGAAGTGTTAACACTCGGAGATGTTACCCGGCTCATCTACCGGGCAAAGGGCAAATCCGTGACCGTCGTCCCGGTACCAATGGCGCTTGCCACCCTTGGGATGACGATGGCTGGGCCGCTCCCATTCGTGCCATTTGGGCCGGATCAGGCCCGCTCCTTGCGATTCGATAACACAACCTCACAAAATGACATCAGTGCATTTGGTGTGAGCGAACGTGAATTAACAACGCTTGAGACGTATCTCAGTGAAAACTAA
- a CDS encoding tubulin/FtsZ family protein has translation MKLAMIGFGQAGGKIVDKFLEYDQRTGSGIVRAAVAVNTAKADLLGLKNIPQEQRVLIGQARVKGHGVGADNELGAEVAEEDIDEVQGAIDNIPVHEVDAFLIIAGMGGGTGSGGAPVLAKHLKRIYTEPVYGLGILPGADEGGIYTLNAARSFQTFVREVDNLLVFDNDSWRKTGESVESGYSEINDEIVRRFGILFGAGEVEAGGEVAESVVDSSEIINTLAGGGVSTVGYAAEEVEKQSSGGLLSRFKGGNNEQVDTAHTTNRITSLVRKAALGRLTLPCEIEGTERALLVMSGPPQHLNRKGIERGRKWLEEQTGSMEVRGGDYPVSESRYVAGVILLSGVTNVPRIKELQQVAIEAQDNIEDIRQQSEANLQSLVEDDSDELEPLF, from the coding sequence ATGAAACTCGCGATGATCGGGTTCGGACAGGCAGGAGGTAAGATTGTAGACAAATTCCTGGAATACGACCAGCGAACAGGGAGCGGCATCGTCCGCGCCGCTGTCGCTGTGAACACGGCGAAAGCCGACCTGCTCGGACTCAAAAACATTCCGCAAGAACAGCGTGTCCTCATCGGCCAAGCCCGCGTCAAAGGCCATGGCGTCGGTGCCGACAACGAACTCGGCGCAGAAGTCGCAGAGGAAGACATCGATGAAGTCCAAGGTGCCATCGACAACATCCCCGTCCACGAGGTAGACGCCTTCCTCATCATCGCGGGCATGGGTGGCGGCACCGGCAGTGGTGGCGCACCAGTGCTCGCAAAGCACCTAAAGCGCATCTACACCGAACCCGTCTACGGGCTTGGCATCCTGCCCGGCGCAGACGAGGGTGGCATCTACACATTGAACGCCGCCCGCTCGTTCCAGACGTTCGTTCGCGAGGTGGACAACCTCCTCGTCTTCGACAACGACTCGTGGCGTAAGACCGGCGAGTCCGTCGAGAGCGGCTACAGCGAGATTAACGACGAAATCGTCCGCCGCTTTGGGATTCTCTTTGGCGCGGGCGAAGTCGAGGCTGGTGGCGAAGTCGCAGAGAGCGTCGTTGACTCCAGTGAAATCATCAACACGCTCGCTGGCGGTGGCGTTTCCACCGTGGGCTACGCGGCAGAAGAAGTCGAGAAGCAGTCCTCTGGTGGCCTGCTCTCGCGGTTCAAAGGCGGCAACAACGAGCAAGTAGACACCGCTCACACCACCAACCGTATCACGAGCCTCGTGCGCAAGGCCGCCCTCGGCCGGCTCACGCTCCCATGTGAAATCGAAGGAACGGAGCGCGCACTGCTCGTCATGAGCGGCCCACCGCAGCACCTGAATCGGAAAGGGATAGAGCGCGGTCGCAAGTGGTTAGAGGAGCAGACCGGGAGTATGGAAGTCCGCGGTGGCGACTACCCAGTCTCTGAGTCGCGCTACGTTGCGGGCGTGATTCTCCTCTCTGGCGTGACGAACGTCCCACGCATCAAGGAGCTCCAGCAGGTCGCCATCGAAGCACAGGACAATATCGAAGATATTCGCCAACAGTCTGAAGCAAACCTCCAATCTCTCGTCGAAGATGACTCTGATGAACTTGAGCCACTCTTTTAA
- a CDS encoding DUF5813 family protein, whose amino-acid sequence MTDTVPERAVRAFDAHDDFTTDEDRFVSTESQFPAHVTVAETDDWALVYRVIVRAPMLSAVAEDEVHEVVEDGWFETFELRLEDAPGAVVQDIEFSEFDVTARDGDVVVTFGFEYGNAGTAPELAHALIDYVEGTYMEGVIPGYTYRSPVAEMVSRAHQSSGGSPR is encoded by the coding sequence ATGACAGACACCGTTCCAGAGCGCGCCGTCCGCGCGTTCGACGCCCACGACGATTTCACGACCGACGAGGACAGATTTGTCTCGACGGAAAGTCAATTTCCCGCCCACGTCACGGTGGCAGAAACAGACGACTGGGCGCTCGTGTATCGTGTTATCGTCCGCGCGCCCATGCTGTCTGCGGTGGCCGAAGATGAGGTACACGAAGTCGTCGAGGATGGGTGGTTCGAGACGTTCGAATTACGGCTCGAAGACGCCCCCGGCGCGGTTGTTCAAGATATCGAGTTTTCAGAGTTCGACGTGACTGCTCGCGACGGCGACGTCGTCGTGACGTTCGGCTTCGAGTACGGCAATGCAGGGACGGCCCCCGAACTCGCCCACGCGCTCATCGACTACGTCGAAGGGACGTATATGGAAGGCGTCATTCCGGGCTACACCTACCGGTCGCCGGTCGCGGAGATGGTGTCGCGGGCCCACCAGTCGAGTGGCGGGTCGCCGCGCTAA
- a CDS encoding Lrp/AsnC ligand binding domain-containing protein, producing MVHAFIMMKTAAGKSEKLLEDILDMEHVAEAHIVAGNYDIIAEVDAGEVYEVMHTVSSGLRAMEGVSDTKTYISLE from the coding sequence ATGGTCCACGCGTTCATCATGATGAAAACGGCCGCGGGGAAGTCTGAGAAACTGCTCGAAGATATCCTCGACATGGAACACGTCGCGGAGGCCCACATCGTCGCGGGGAATTACGATATCATCGCCGAAGTGGACGCAGGTGAGGTGTACGAGGTCATGCACACCGTGTCGTCCGGACTGCGCGCGATGGAAGGCGTTTCCGACACGAAAACGTACATCTCGCTCGAATAG
- the cofG gene encoding 7,8-didemethyl-8-hydroxy-5-deazariboflavin synthase subunit CofG translates to MIPGAREYDIDIAFDDRAVQRLLAVTPADVDAAPELSFAKNVFLPLTTACRYTCTYCTYYDVPGQATLMTPEQIREQCRLGADAGCTEALFTFGDDPDDRYTEIHDQLTEWGHDSIHSYLREACELALDEGLLPHANPGDQTPAQMELVADVNASMGVMLETTADVQAHGGPRAKSPGQRLATLRTAGELGVPFTTGILVGIGETWRDRAESLLAIRAMYERYGHIQEVIVQNVSQNERWRQDGPTLETMRRVVAMARVCLPEEISVQVPPNLAPVRELLDCGIDDLGGVSPVTDDYINPDYKWPALRELEDIAAEAGVPLRERLPVYERFLPAENETENHWLSARITEAIREDSRAGERYRRVLNQPSASSS, encoded by the coding sequence ATGATTCCCGGGGCGCGCGAATACGACATCGACATCGCGTTCGACGACCGTGCGGTGCAGCGACTGCTCGCGGTGACGCCGGCTGACGTCGATGCGGCCCCGGAACTGAGCTTTGCGAAAAACGTCTTTCTCCCGCTCACGACCGCCTGCCGGTACACCTGCACCTACTGCACCTACTACGACGTGCCCGGACAGGCAACGCTCATGACGCCTGAGCAGATACGCGAGCAGTGTCGCCTCGGCGCGGACGCCGGGTGTACGGAAGCCCTGTTTACCTTCGGTGACGACCCCGACGACCGCTACACCGAGATACACGACCAACTCACCGAATGGGGCCACGACTCGATTCACAGCTATCTGCGAGAAGCCTGTGAACTCGCCCTCGATGAAGGCCTGCTTCCCCACGCGAATCCGGGCGACCAGACGCCCGCACAGATGGAACTCGTCGCCGACGTGAACGCGAGCATGGGTGTGATGCTCGAAACCACCGCCGACGTACAGGCCCACGGCGGCCCACGGGCGAAATCGCCGGGCCAGCGCCTCGCCACGCTCCGGACCGCAGGCGAACTCGGCGTCCCGTTCACGACCGGGATTCTGGTCGGTATTGGCGAAACGTGGCGCGACCGTGCCGAGAGCCTGCTTGCCATCCGCGCGATGTACGAACGCTACGGGCACATCCAAGAGGTCATCGTCCAGAACGTGAGTCAGAACGAGCGCTGGCGACAGGACGGCCCCACTCTCGAGACGATGCGCCGCGTCGTAGCCATGGCCCGTGTCTGTCTGCCCGAAGAGATTTCGGTGCAGGTTCCGCCGAATCTGGCTCCCGTTCGCGAACTGCTCGACTGTGGCATTGACGATTTAGGCGGTGTGTCGCCGGTCACGGACGACTACATCAATCCCGATTACAAGTGGCCTGCACTGCGGGAACTCGAGGATATTGCTGCGGAAGCGGGCGTGCCGCTCCGCGAGCGATTGCCGGTGTACGAGCGCTTCCTCCCTGCCGAAAACGAAACGGAAAACCACTGGCTCTCTGCGCGGATTACGGAGGCGATTCGAGAGGATAGTAGGGCGGGCGAGCGCTACCGACGAGTGCTCAATCAGCCGTCGGCGTCTTCT
- a CDS encoding Lrp/AsnC ligand binding domain-containing protein, whose protein sequence is MVRAYVMVKATTGEADRLKQSIEAIEGVTSASIVAGDVDLIAKVDVETPAQVKDVAATQIQAIRGVEDTQTYIAMD, encoded by the coding sequence ATGGTACGAGCATACGTGATGGTCAAAGCGACCACTGGCGAAGCAGACCGACTCAAACAATCAATCGAAGCCATCGAGGGCGTCACGAGCGCCTCGATCGTCGCGGGCGACGTAGACCTCATCGCCAAAGTCGATGTCGAGACACCGGCACAGGTAAAAGACGTTGCCGCGACCCAGATTCAAGCCATTCGTGGCGTCGAAGACACCCAGACGTACATCGCGATGGACTAA